tttctctatctctttaattaaatatatttttttctttaccatttatgtctcttttatttcaaaacaataactaAACTATATCTTTTAAATGTCATCCACACTAATATTGAAAAGTCATTCAAGTTGTAGGGAGTGCTTGTTTTTGTGATTGaacctattttttaaagtgatttttaaaaaaaaaattcacttgaaaatatatatcagatatatttttcaagtattttgatgtactggtataaaaatatatatattattgtaatagattttcaattaaaaattatttttaaaaaataaattttattacattaccaaacacacacacttaaattaaatgatttttttaattttactataaGTAAAATCCaagtcactttttttttaaaaaaaataaatttttttaataaattgttattttttctatattatccTAATATAGtagcattaaataaaaatccaaaccaacgggaaaaaaatatatatcaagaaaaaaaagaaggtaataTGAACAAAATCATGAAGAAGAGATCTATCAATTGAAAGTGTCGGGATTTTGTTCGAGATGGGTTCTTGACTAATCAACATTATTAATCTTTTTGCTTAGGGATTACATTGCAAATGAGTGTTGTCAAGAAACCAAACCTTCTtgctttatttataattaactttaaatcaGCAAATAATCACAACCACTTTACCATATTCTAACCCTTAATCTTATTGCTTTATTCCTTGTTTTCAATTTGTTGAACAAATGCTCAAgaaattaagagagagagagagagagagagagaggaacaaAGAAATTATTAGGTAATGAGTCACAAACAGAGATGTATGACATGTGTGATGTGTCGGCAATCATAAGATTAGTAATTATtacttgataaaaagaaaaaaaaaagaaaaaaaaatatacttgatCTTGCTTAAGAGTTACACCGTACCTTTATATATACTTGTATAGGATACTTGCCTTGTTACATCCAAAGTATTAATCTGCCCAGTCTAATATTCGATCCACGGTTTAAGTTATGAGTTTTCAAGAAAAGGTGATCATTTTTAGTTtaagtttagtttaatttttatatatataaaaaaatcaaattaacattttaaaaaaaaaaaccaaaatcagttTAAACCAACCGATTTCGGTTTGATTCGGTTCTTTAGgataaaaaccggttcaaactaggttagctcggttttttttgtttggtttggtttagtttgtttttttccggtttagcttgttttttccggtttttttggtttaggtTCAATttggttcgattcggttttttggtttcaagcttataaaaccgaaaccaaaccaaatcgatcgattttttcaaaattttaatttgttttttttcacggttcttttttttcaattatttttttattttctcaatttgattggttttttggtttttttttttattcctagtTTTAAGTTATGAGTTGAGTAAGTTAACTCAAGTCATTTTAGaactatattatttcaatatttttatttttaaaaagagtttaaaCAATGTAGATTtgaattattagaaaaacaagttttggCATGGTTAACTTCCATGTAATTCAGATTATTTAAATCAAGTCTCGAATCGACTAGTCACTAGATTAGCCTAGCTTATCATGGTATGTCTAATAACATTGAATATATCTTCATATTCTTGagatttatcaaagaaaaacttcctttttaacaaaaaaaacaagtaaagcaAAAGAGAAATTATAAGCAACCTTGTTCTCTCCTGATTGTCTTCCAATCAAAGTCATGCCTCCTTCGAATGAACACAGAAGGGTATGGGCTCTCCATCGATGTTGCCATATCAACTTCTCCTAAATTAAAACCATatgctatatatatttcaatcaCACCAGTGATCCTATACTCTGCAGTAAAAAGATGAGTTAAATTCCTAGGATGATGCAGACAACAGGTCTAAAACCTGGATTTTGGTggtaaaaattgtaaaaaaaacaccttaatgGCAAAAAAGAGGTAAAATTTTGCATCGAGGCTACAGTGGCTGCTGCCATGGTCCCAAAGGAAGACAGATTCTTTTCATCTTCTTGTAATCTGTAGAGATTCCTTGTGCTTTCACATCGTTTATGTTCATCgaatttgttgaaaaaaatggttgaagtTTAGAATCTAACGTTAATGGCTGCAATGATTAGACAAACAAAGCTTTAGGACAGCTCTCAAGTTAGGTACAGGATGTCACGATGACATTATCTTTTTGCAACTtggagtattttttatttaaatagtattttttaatttttaaaatttaattttaatatgaacatattaaaaaatataaatatatataaaaaacaatttttcttaaaaaaatccaagactTTTTGGAGATGCTGCTAGTGTGTTtagtattgcggtagctgttatggttgtggtttgaaaaaaattgttttataaaaagtacttttagttgaggttggtttgaaaaaataggtattTGGTTAAagactgtggttgaaattaaggttgaagaaaaagtagtttaatgtgtttggttaagaatatttttgaaattaaggttataaaataattttaaaaaatatatattaatattgatgattttaaatttaaatattatagaattaattactcctattacatcatgaaataaataatactttatataaaatattatttattattccattaaactatttataatttcattacgtacaaaatttatccgataaggactataggttccatggtttttttgagcgtgcaacaaaatcaggtaaaatatcatcagaaacaaaattagaattgtgattcaaattccacaaatactacgtcatcatgcgatattcttttaatttatgtagtgttattaaataatattaaatattatttttttgagtaaaacataattttaaaaaaaattaaaatttttttacctgGTTGAACGCGGTCCAATGAATTATGCTCATgtgaatagtgaaaaaaaattcttctcgTATTACaggtgaattataattcacccGGGCACTATTTACTTCTTGAGTGAACAGTGTCAaggtgaattttaattcacctGTCATCACCTGCAATAAGCACTTTTACGAACAGTGCACAGATAAATAAAGAGAAGCAGCTCCCAGCTATTTTTGCAAAACCATGGTTTGATGGAAAAAATTATGAGACCCGCCAAATAAAAAACAGCTTTTTTTATGATACCAAACGCTTGGTTTATGCGATTAGCTTTAAAAGTAGAAGCTACCGCGTAAACAAACACCCACCTCAACTAggtaattaaaaacttaaaaactccatcattttttctatttaacttGGAACTTAATCCAAACCAAATCCGGAATCTTGAGTTTCTATGCAAGCCCTTTATGTTGTTCCCACTTTATTCtattaactataaataaaacatgaaccaccttttttttttttttttttatgttctttgcaagtattttatatatatatatatttgctttgACTTTTTGATTAAGTACAAGAAAACACTAATAAACACAtccattgttattgttgttacgggaaaaaaaaacagattaaattaaaaaaacaaaaaaaaactaaatcataaaaaaattgattataatattttaaaaaaatatttggtttggttcgatttcaatttcataaacctgaaacataaaaactaaaccgaaccaaactaaaaaaataaaaaaaccgaactaaattaaaactaaacccattaaaaagttaaaaaaaaaccaaaaaaacaatataattttttacttttaatataaaataatcgatCCGAATTGAAACCAAAACCGGTTAATTTGAAATGatgttagttttatttttaatattttacaaaattttaatttaattatttttataaataataattaaaccaaacaaaaaataattgaaatttatgaGAAATAGAACCTTGCAACAGCATTGCAGACGCTAGGGATTCTGTGGATTGACTTGGCCATATCAGTTGTCAGCAACTAAACATCGCAGAGATGTCTCACGCTTGATTGTTTTCTAGTATTCCTTTTCTGCCAAGTAAAACGCCCCTTTCTTGGTTGACCTCGGAGCTCAGCTTTGTCTTTCATGGCGATCCATGTCTGGCCTGCTCACTGTCTTGATTGCGTAAAATCATCCTGCAATTCTCTTTTTTATCAGTTCACAATTCCTGTCATCACACATAATCTTGTCCAAATAAGCAAATCcgtaaaataacatagtttttaTCAACTTGATCAAGTTACAAGTTAATTTATCGAATTATCTAGATTATTTCATCGgtcaaatttattataaaagttttaaaacctAACCTAGATCATGTTTTAAATTGACCCAGCTGAGTTTAAAATCCAAACTCAAGAACTCCATTCAAACCTCTACTCATTCTCACCAAAATATTACACATTTGATGAAAAAGgtaatcaagaaattaatttggAAAATCTTCCTAAAAATCTTAGAATAGGCAAGTCTCATAAAAATGGATGCTTTGAAAGTTGTCCTAAATACACTGTAGAAACTACTATGGTAACATATGTATATTTGGAAGTgtagttattgtttttaaaagtatttttcactcagaaaagtatgttaataatattttttattttttaaaaattatttttgaaatcaacacattaaaatgatttaaaaacataaaaaaacatactaatttaaaataaaaaaaaaatcaaaaaatatttttaaaacgcattATCAAACACACACCCGCAGATAGTCCATCCCCAGTTGTGGAATCCAAGAAATCAACATGGTAGCTGGCACACCCATCAATATTGTGGATAATGAAGCAACACAAGCCATGAATCTAAATGAACCATGACGAGATAATGCAGTAGCGATGAGATGTTTGTACTGTGAGGTGAAATCTTCATACCAGTTACAATTTTTTTGTGGGGCAAATTCTGTCGAGGAAGATAAACCAAATCAAGCATGATCATATGTTTTGATTGCATGAGATGAAGCCAAATTGGTGTGGGGGCAAAAACCAACTAACCCTAAAAAGAAGACCCATGAGAAGTGAATCcgctaagaacaaaaatcgaCACCTCATGCAACATTTAATGCCCTTTTAAACCTAATCTTCAACAAGTTATTCGTATCTAGAGAATATCTGAAAATGAGAtactgattattttttattatgtttttgatttggaaatgtattaaaatatttttttaatttttaaaaattattttttgatattagtacattaaaatgatctgaaaacacaaaaaaaaaatattaatttaaagtaaagaaaaaaaaattaaaaatttaaaaataaacatgcccTTAAACACTtatttacttacaaaaaaaattgtttctattattaaaattgagcaTGATATTGTATCCAAGGAGCTAGGACTAAAGTTCAAGAACTTGGGACCTAATCTATAAACACAAATTGAAGTAAACCTAaggcaataaaaagaaaactataaagAAACACATGATTTCTTATATGCAATTAAGAAACAAATGATTTGaaggatgtaattaaaaaatcaagatttcatcaggactaaaatgtaaacttttatatttaagatttattccttttttatgcCTTCTACGGATCTATAGATTAAAGGAAAGGAATACTTACCTTTGTAATCAAGTGCTTATCTCTTCCTTTTGCAACATGGGGTCACgaattctttctctttttttctcgttgttttttctttaaagttttGAAGAAGAATCATAGTTATTAACCCAAATTAGAGGATTGATGTGGTAAGACTTGAATCATGTATTTGATATATAaacttaagtgttttttttttaaaaataaaagatcaaaacaatattaatttgtgaaaaattaaaaactaacatGATTTTATGGCCGAGTTTTAATAAGGCCAATAAATTTACTAggttaatcaaattaaactaaattaattctaaattgacaatttaaaactcaattaagatttaattaatAACTACTATGCTTATATACAAACCAAGTTTAGCAACAAGAATTTGACATCATTTTGGAATCCAGTGCAAaccatgtttttataaaaattttaatttttttttatattttggattcatttagatatgctaattttaaaaataattttttaaaaaataaaaaattattttaatataagaaaTCTACCCCATGCCTTGACACTGATTCGTGAGTCATATGACTCAtcggtgaaaaaaataaaatcactagTTATTTCCAAGATAATAGAAtagagtaataaaaaaaataaaaaaaaatagaaacatgaTAAAAGAAAGAACAGCAACTGCCATGCTATCTTAGGGATTTGACAACCTTTTCAGGTAGCCGACAACCTTTACCTTGTAAATAACACCCCCAATTGCGGAGCACATGCACCCATTTGCACTCTCATACGCATAACATACACTatccaaaattattattttttattttttagttttctttgaatGTTACATATAACTTAATCGGTGATGATATTCTTAAATCAGTTTTCGTTTTTCAAGATTATGTATTTGTTGTTAAATAtatcttgttttaaaatttatgagccaacttattttttattaaaatttaaaaaaaaattatatatttttaaaatgtgttgatatgaaaaataattttttttaaaaaaataaaaatttaatatatttataaataaaaaacattttaaaaaaaacaatcattacaaTACTTTTAAACACCACCTCCACCTAGTGCTCACTAATGCTCAAGATAGCCAGTGTTCATTCCTTGTAAAtccaaactatattttaaaaaaaaactactcaaACAACATCAAGTCATAAACTATATTTGTAAGTATGTGTATAATTCAATGCATTTACatgcagttaaaaaaaaaaaaaactgttcatcttcttacCTTTAATGAGTTCATACCATTTAattcataaacttttttttttttttttttatcaaggactaatgttaaattaaaagcatcgaattctttaaaattcaggaattataaaggaataaatttaattatttaaaaaattccatAGATTGATTACTGACAAAATAAGCAACTTAATCCTTGCATTCTATATGACAGTAATATTCCTCTAACAGTTTCTGCAAGAATTCAAGAGACTTTTGTTTCACCGAGTCCAaatccacaaaaacaaacactttcaATTCACTAAGTACAATCTACAAatccttttttatattcatgGATTGAAATCCTCAATCCAATCAAAGAGAGCTAGTCGAAGTGGGTCAggtttcatctttctttcttggaCACATTACAAGTTGTTGTGCATATGTCAATGTGTCAGGCTCTGACACCTCCTCTCTCTCTGGATTGTGCAATACATACCAATCATACATTAAGCCTGGCATCATCAATTATTCTCTTTAGCTTTTCATCGGTATGTTGCAAAAATTTCAGCTTCTTATGATCACATGATATCATATCCCATGTTACATGCTGCACCTGTCAAGAACTAGCTTAGCTTCTTTGTGTgctttgtattaaaaaaaaaggttgcctTTTTTAACTCCATTttgatttacaaaataaatttgcaaacttGCCTTTGGGTTTTCCTTATCTTGGTTGTCTCTTGTAATGAGTTATTAGCAAAAGGAAGACCAAATCTTATTTATGagtcttcctttttctctttctgAGTTGTTGAGTTTTTGAGCACGCACTTCAGTTGCCTCTGCCAAGCTGGACACCATTATTGCTTCTGAAAGCATCTTTAAAGGAGTTTTCAGTTCCTGggtttgttttgttattattgattaatgtattttcttgaaaaaagttTCCATCTTGTTGGTTGGTAGTCTTTCCAAGCTTGGTTTTGCTAGGCAGGCTTCCCCCGTCGTACCGTTCGCCTTCCGTTTTGGTGTCTAATATTTACTTTTAGTTAGGTTCTTGATTATTGGGGCTTGTTTTTGCTCTTAGTTTATGTATTGGTTGGTATCTTGTTTGTTCTTCTAATCTGGATCTTGAGCATTCCATTTCTCTCACTTTTTTGAAACTGATATGTGGTTTAAAGCTTTTTGTGGTAACAAATTTCATTTGGGTCTAAAGGGTGAtcctttatttccttttctgaaGAAAAGTAAAAATCTTTGATTgcaaatttgcatttttttttaaatattgacaaAAACTCTTCCTTTTCAACTATCTCTTCAAGTTCTCCATCTGGGGTATCCTCAGAGTATCTGGGCATTGGCAAAAACTCTTCCTTTTCACCTATTTCTTCAAGTTTTCCATCTGTGGTATCCTTTGAGTGATGCAAACTGAAGGCCTGTTAACAAATGGCAAGTCTTGTACCTGGAGTGTTACTCAAGCTTTTGCAGCACATGAATACAGATGTCAAGGTTGCTGGGGAACACAGGTCATCTTTATTGCAAGTGGTGAGCATTGTGCCAGCATTAGCAGGTGGTGAGTTATTTGCTAATCAAGGGTTTTATCTTAAGGTATCAGATTCATCTCATGCGACTTATGTGTCTTTGCCTGATGAGCATGATGATTTAATTCTTAGTGATAAAATCCAATTAGGCCAATTTATTCATGTTGAAAGGCTTCAATCAGCCTCACCAGTACCTATTCTTAGAGGGGTTAGGCCAGTACCAGGGAGGCACCCTTGTGTAGGGAGCCCTGAAGATATTGTAGCAACACAGTCTCCTGGTTTTCTCAATAATAATCACGTGGGGAAAGCCAAATCACCTAGAAGGGGTGTTTTGAGCAGTGCGAAATCGAATGTTGGAGAAAAGGATAAATCAGTGGGGGTTAGACTGAATGGTAATTCTAATAAGGATGCTTTGTCAGATAAGAAGACGACTCTGACTAGATCAAAGTCTCAATTGTCAAAACTTACACTAAATCTGGATTCGAAGAAGGAATCTGTGGCAAAATTTAAGTCAACGAGTTCAAGATCAATTCCTTCTTCCCCGACTAGTTGTTATTCCTTGCCTACTTCATTTGAGAAGTTTTCAAATGGGGTTCGGCTGCAGGCAAAGGTTAAGGGACTGGACAAGGGATCACCTTGGATTGTAGAAAAGGCAAGCTCTGTTCGTGGGGCCAGTCCCACTGCAAGGAGGGAGCCGGTGATCAAGAATGTTGTTCAGGGGATTGAGTTGGGGGCAAAAGCCTTGAGGAAAAGTTGGGAGGGGAATGTGGAGGTGAAGCATAGAGAGAATTCGAAATTGAGAGCTGCCAGACATGATTCAAAGCCTGAAGCTAGGAGTATTTCTGTAAGTATCATTATAAATGGATTTTGTCTTTAAGCAGACTGTGATTTGGTTGAGATGTACTTGAAAAAATGTCCTGTTTCAGTTTAGATGTAAAATGTTGTCATAAATTTGGAGTAACAGGCAGGCCAAGTCTGATTTcgttcttttcttgatcatcgGTTTTCAACGTTCTTAAATATTCAGTACTTGAGCctttttttcaaacttaaatCCTTTCTGATTGGTAAACTGTTGAATTGATTTATCTCACTCTTATTAGTGTCCTGATTTTGTGTGACCCAAAAGGTCCTGAATCTATGGGACTCAAAGGAGATTTTGGAAATGTTGTGCTTTTTACTGCAATTCTCCAATTCACTGTCACTGGTTTCCCAACTCATGCTTGTCGAATTATCATGCTCGCCATCTAAGCTAATTGTTCATGGCAGACTCCGAGAAAAAGTACATCAAGTGAGAGATTGCCATCTAAAGAGGATTATAGGGCCCAAGTATCTGCCAAGTCGTCTAAAGAGGAGAATAAAATTCAGATATCTACCAAGAAAAATGTTGCAAATGGAAGTTTGGATGAACAAGACAAGTCAAATAAGCTAAGAACAAGTGTTGGAAAGAAATCATCAGAACATGCTAACAATGGGTTACCAGGAAATCTGGTCAAGGTCTCGATAAATAGCAGAAGACTGGCTGATGGAAGTGTTTCATGGAGTTCACTACCCTCTTCTCTTGCCAAACTTGGAAAGGTAAAACTTCAATTTTGACAAGTTCATGggctttctttctgttttccgagagaaa
This DNA window, taken from Populus alba chromosome 17, ASM523922v2, whole genome shotgun sequence, encodes the following:
- the LOC118038579 gene encoding uncharacterized protein isoform X2 yields the protein MASLVPGVLLKLLQHMNTDVKVAGEHRSSLLQVVSIVPALAGGELFANQGFYLKVSDSSHATYVSLPDEHDDLILSDKIQLGQFIHVERLQSASPVPILRGVRPVPGRHPCVGSPEDIVATQSPGFLNNNHVGKAKSPRRGVLSSAKSNVGEKDKSVGVRLNGNSNKDALSDKKTTLTRSKSQLSKLTLNLDSKKESVAKFKSTSSRSIPSSPTSCYSLPTSFEKFSNGVRLQAKVKGLDKGSPWIVEKASSVRGASPTARREPVIKNVVQGIELGAKALRKSWEGNVEVKHRENSKLRAARHDSKPEARSISTPRKSTSSERLPSKEDYRAQVSAKSSKEENKIQISTKKNVANGSLDEQDKSNKLRTSVGKKSSEHANNGLPGNLVKVSINSRRLADGSVSWSSLPSSLAKLGKEVVKHRDAAQMAAIDAIQEATAAESLLRCLSMYADLTCSAKEDNPKPAVEQFLNLHANLNNSHLIADSLFKITLVGSSPDSNDNPSEEALKVMSDRRKHAASWVQAALTTNLSSFSVFTKDSTTPSLGTKPTASNQSILVLENSSKNTSTKTQGKARPVVGSKLVATGAFRKPGDNSAITQKVPPQPPPEWIKGNGLDEAVDLAEMLRMESQDWFLGFVERFLDADVDTSALSDNGQIAGMLTQLKSVNDWLDEIGLNKDEAEAPHVSSETVDRLRKKIYEYLLTHVESAAAALGGGSQSSLAIRTVDTKTKR
- the LOC118038579 gene encoding uncharacterized protein isoform X1, whose protein sequence is MASLVPGVLLKLLQHMNTDVKVAGEHRSSLLQVVSIVPALAGGELFANQGFYLKVSDSSHATYVSLPDEHDDLILSDKIQLGQFIHVERLQSASPVPILRGVRPVPGRHPCVGSPEDIVATQSPGFLNNNHVGKAKSPRRGVLSSAKSNVGEKDKSVGVRLNGNSNKDALSDKKTTLTRSKSQLSKLTLNLDSKKESVAKFKSTSSRSIPSSPTSCYSLPTSFEKFSNGVRLQAKVKGLDKGSPWIVEKASSVRGASPTARREPVIKNVVQGIELGAKALRKSWEGNVEVKHRENSKLRAARHDSKPEARSISTPRKSTSSERLPSKEDYRAQVSAKSSKEENKIQISTKKNVANGSLDEQDKSNKLRTSVGKKSSEHANNGLPGNLVKVSINSRRLADGSVSWSSLPSSLAKLGKQEVVKHRDAAQMAAIDAIQEATAAESLLRCLSMYADLTCSAKEDNPKPAVEQFLNLHANLNNSHLIADSLFKITLVGSSPDSNDNPSEEALKVMSDRRKHAASWVQAALTTNLSSFSVFTKDSTTPSLGTKPTASNQSILVLENSSKNTSTKTQGKARPVVGSKLVATGAFRKPGDNSAITQKVPPQPPPEWIKGNGLDEAVDLAEMLRMESQDWFLGFVERFLDADVDTSALSDNGQIAGMLTQLKSVNDWLDEIGLNKDEAEAPHVSSETVDRLRKKIYEYLLTHVESAAAALGGGSQSSLAIRTVDTKTKR